From Salvia splendens isolate huo1 chromosome 16, SspV2, whole genome shotgun sequence, a single genomic window includes:
- the LOC121770215 gene encoding uncharacterized protein LOC121770215 — MPRFENNNYNYNNGKAVWSSGRPDAYPATRFGGRPPRANRREGGGLRGPHGDDGEGESRQPEEPRMEETSPATLDLVLERLERLERLGKFETERDDSARRVDNLDHSWSRETEQPSGFDVGGDWGYDETRRMRSGDRAAGGRNPNWGFHEGPQDARARRDTISRNGPEWTTQGNRNPRQSSGGFDRSFNRPPTCWDPPQRYQGSAQGFERQQGVRMDPPRFDGSDANNWISRIQYYFNHLMMPEAQRLHYAVMLFDQPAAEWVFNYCANNEFVTWDDFLEDVRHRFDRRSTQNYFGLLAKLTQTGPLLEYHNTFEKYLNRVQGVPESELFTLFVAGLKPDVQERVRLHRPGSLSAAVALVLEWTDAPYERGTQPAFSATQRRPWQNREGRGQPITPAGPTAASGSAMTGQTAGPVSRGGERPRTGAIRVSQAEKTERGRLGLCYYCPEKWIVGHVCKQRLLCYAEDEADEDKEADEFSGEETVPTDVSHVHAMDGGRRSRPIKVVGVIHDREVCVLIDTGSDQDFLHLKIAESLHLPLSPIRPFKVIVGNGAALLCTRVSRQTKLEVQGSVFMVDLHILPIHGPDVILGMDWLESLGKVTADFVGKTLEFVHGESRIKLTGVTPPARKIDGVSLAAMMSPSGGLEVYEIMLLDPEPTTTTSEIQEEFPADLAPPIAAVLETYRPVFSRPSGMPPSRPYDHRIHLLPGTKPINVRPYRYPYFQKNEIERQVKDMLDQGIIQRSNSAFSSPVLLIRKKDGSFRFCIDYRALNTATVPDHFPIPTADELFDKLGKARVFTKLDLRSGYHQIRMQEEDVFKTAFRTHDGHFEFLVMPFGLTNAPSTFQAAMNAIFQPMLRRFVIVFFDDILVYSPTLEDHGEHLAAVLKVLQENSFFVKLSKCSFCSSTVEYLGHLISNGSLMANPNKISAMTAWPKPKNVKQLRGFLGLTGYYRRFVAGYALIASPLTDMLKKDAFVWTPEAESSFLDLKGAMTTAPVLRLPDFEKTFCVETDASDTGIGAVLLQDTHLIAFFSKKLGPRRRVASTYHKELYAIVEAVQKWRQYLLGREFVIRSDQKSLKELLQQIVQTPEQQLYVRKLMGYKFVIEYKKGITNLAADAPVTARGRRAFRRRAHGRSPGRRRGARSRAQRRNSGRRGTPYPAAAGVTSARNRDVPANARDRGRDQGGAGPTSFDLRRRPCVLQPALICELTIVSKDADIDGISLFTIGGSPRVRAYVAPRDCRFLLAQHEERS, encoded by the coding sequence ATGCCACGTTTTGAAAACAACAACTATAATTACAACAACGGCAAAGCCGTTTGGAGCTCCGGCCGCCCCGACGCCTACCCGGCGACGCGATTCGGGGGCAGACCGCCGCGAGCAAACCGCCGCGAAGGTGGCGGCCTCCGGGGTCCACATGGGGATGACGGTGAGGGCGAGAGTCGCCAACCGGAGGAGCCGCGAATGGAGGAAACCAGCCCCGCAACCCTCGATCTTGTGTTAGAAAGATTGGAGAGGTTGGAGAGATTGGGTAAATTCGAGACAGAGAGAGATGATTCAGCCCGTCGTGTCGACAATCTTGACCATTCTTGGTCACGGGAGACGGAACAACCTTCGGGTTTTGATGTCGGAGGTGACTGGGGGTACGACGAGACGCGTCGCATGAGATCGGGCGATCGGGCTGCTGGCGGACGAAACCCTAATTGGGGTTTTCACGAGGGTCCGCAGGACGCTAGGGCACGACGCGATACCATCAGTCGTAATGGGCCCGAATGGACAACACAAGGCAACCGCAATCCGAGGCAATCATCTGGGGGGTTCGATCGTTCTTTTAATCGGCCACCAACATGTTGGGACCCTCCACAGAGATATCAGGGTAGTGCCCAAGGTTTCGAGAGGCAGCAAGGGGTGAGGATGGATCCCCCGCGATTCGACGGGTCGGATGCGAACAATTGGATTTCTAGAATCCAATATTACTTTAATCACCTTATGATGCCCGAAGCTCAACGATTACATTATGCCGTGATGTTATTTGACCAACCGGCAGCAGAATGGGTGTTTAATTATTGTGCAAACAATGAGTTCGTCACGTGGGACGACTTTCTGGAGGATGTTCGCCATCGCTTCGATAGAAGGAGCACTCAGAATTATTTTGGTCTATTGGCAAAACTCACACAAACAGGACCACTGTTGGAATATCACAATACGTTCGAAAAATACTTGAATCGGGTCCAAGGGGTCCCGGAATCAGAGTTGTTCACTTTGTTTGTAGCGGGCCTCAAGCCGGACGTGCAGGAGCGCGTAAGGTTGCACAGACCAGGGTCCCTATCAGCCGCAGTGGCCTTGGTTTTGGAGTGGACAGATGCTCCGTATGAGCGCGGGACACAGCCGGCCTTTTCGGCCACACAACGTCGGCCTTGGCAGAACCGTGAGGGCCGAGGGCAGCCTATTACCCCGGCGGGCCCAACGGCAGCATCGGGCTCAGCCATGACGGGCCAGACAGCGGGCCCGGTTAGCCGCGGTGGGGAAAGACCGCGAACCGGCGCAATTCGAGTGTCCCAAGCCGAAAAGACAGAGCGCGGCCGTTTGGGTTTGTGTTACTATTGCCCCGAAAAGTGGATCGTCGGACATGTGTGCAAACAAAGACTGCTATGCTACGCCGAGGACGAAGCAGACGAGGATAAGGAGGCGGACGAATTTTCGGGTGAGGAGACGGTGCCGACGGACGTGTCGCATGTTCACGCAATGGATGGGGGTCGTCGATCTCGGCCGATTAAGGTCGTGGGGGTTATACACGATCGTGAGGTGTGTGTCTTAATAGACACAGGGAGCGACCAAGATTTTCTCCACCTAAAGATTGCGGAATCATTGCACTTGCCGCTATCGCCTATTCGCCCATTCAAGGTGATTGTGGGTAACGGGGCAGCCCTTCTTTGCACACGCGTCTCCAGACAGACAAAATTAGAGGTGCAGGGCTCGGTTTTTATGGTGGATCTCCATATTCTACCTATTCACGGGCCAGATGTGATTCTAGGAATGGACTGGCTGGAATCGTTGGGGAAGGTGACCGCAGATTTTGTGGGAAAAACATTGGAATTCGTGCACGGAGAGAGCCGTATTAAGTTGACGGGGGTTACGCCGCCCGCCCGCAAGATAGATGGAGTCTCATTGGCGGCTATGATGTCCCCTTCGGGAGGTTTGGAAGTATATGAGATCATGCTCCTGGATCCGGAACCGACCACTACCACGTCCGAGATCCAAGAGGAGTTCCCGGCGGATCTGGCGCCACCCATAGCTGCGGTTCTGGAGACTTACAGACCGGTTTTTAGCAGGCCGTCCGGGATGCCACCATCGCGTCCTTATGATCACCGCATACATCTGCTGCCGGGCACGAAACCGATCAATGTCAGGCCGTACCGCTACCCCTATTTTCAAAAAAACGAGATAGAGCGGCAGGTCAAGGACATGTTGGATCAAGGGATTATTCAAAGAAGCAACAGTGCATTCTCTTCACCAGTGCTGCTGATTCGTAAGAAAGATGGATCTTTTCGCTTCTGCATTGATTATCGTGCGCTGAACACCGCCACTGTACCGGACCATTTTCCAATACCCACGGCGGATGAGCTTTTTGACAAATTGGGAAAAGCCCGGGTGTTTACGAAGCTAGATTTGCGGTCAGGGTACCACCAGATCAGGATGCAAGAGGAGGATGTCTTTAAAACGGCCTTTCGAACACATGACGGCCATTTCGAGTTCTTggtgatgccttttgggttgACAAATGCCCCATCGACCTTCCAGGCAGCAATGAACGCTATTTTTCAACCAATGTTACGGAGGTTCGTCATTGTTTTCTTCGATGACATACTGGTTTACAGCCCGACTCTGGAGGATCATGGGGAGCATTTGGCCGCTGTATTGAAAGTTCTACAAGAAAATAGTTTCTTCGTCAAGTTATCCAAGTGCTCTTTCTGCAGTTCCACCGTGGAATATTTGGGACACTTGATCAGCAATGGTTCTCTTATGGCCAACCCCAATAAAATTAGTGCGATGACGGCTTGGCCGAAGCCAAAGAATGTTAAGCAACTCCGAGGGTTTTTAGGGCTAACCGGTTATTACCGTCGTTTCGTGGCGGGATACGCGCTGATTGCGTCACCCTTGACCGATATGTTGAAAAAGGACGCATTTGTATGGACCCCAGAGGCGGAATCTAGTTTCTTAGATCTGAAGGGAGCCATGACGACAGCCCCGGTGCTTCGTCTACCTGATTTTGAGAAGACTTTCTGCGTCGAGACGGACGCCTCGGATACGGGCATTGGCGCGGTATTACTACAGGACACGCACCTGATTGCTTTCTTTAGCAAGAAACTTGGGCCTCGCCGCCGAGTCGCTTCCACTTATCACAAAGAATTATACGCGATTGTCGAGGCGGTACAAAAATGGCGTCAATACCTCCTTGGGAGAGAGTTCGTCATTAGGAGTGATCAAAAGAGCTTGAAAGAGCTGCTCCAGCAGATAGTACAGACGCCGGAGCAGCAGCTATATGTGCGTAAGCTCATGGGGTATAAGTTCGTTATCGAGTATAAGAAGGGGATCACGAACCTAGCAGCCGACGCGCCTGTCACGGCGCGAGGTAGACGAGCCTTCCGACGACGAGCGCACGGTAGATCACCCGGAAGACGACGAGGGGCCCGGAGCAGAGCGCAGCGGCGAAATTCTGGCCGCCGCGGCACACCCTATCCCGCAGCTGCTGGAGTTACTTCGGCGAGAAACCGCGACGTCCCCGCAAATGCGAGAGATCGTGGTCGAGATCAAGGAGGGGCGGGCCCCACCTCATTTGACCTTCGTAGACGGCCTTGTGTTCTACAACCGGCGCTTATTTGTGAGCTCACGATCGTCAGCAAGGATGCCGATATTGACGGAATATCATTGTTCACAATCGGCGGGTCACCCCGGGTTCGAGCGTACGTTGCGCCGCGTGACTGCCGATTTTTACTGGCCCAACATGAAGAAAGAAGTTAA